The genomic stretch TGGAGCCCTTGTTGGCGCGCGCCGGAGTGCTGACGCGGCGCGGGCCTACCGAGCAGGAGTTAAGCGACGCAGCGTACGGGCGAAGCGTGGGGCGGCACCTGGCGCGGTACGACATCGGGCAGACGGTGGTGATTGCCGGCGCGGCTTGCGTCGCCGTGGAAGCGATGGAGGGCACCGACGCCACCATCGAGCGCGCCGCCCAGATCATGCGCGCCATGACCGGCGACGCTTCCACCTTGAGCCGGAACTTGACGGTGGTGAAGGTGGCAAAGCCGCAACAGGACATGCGTTTCGACGTGCCGGTAGTGGGCGTGAGGACGATTGAGACGATGCGGGCCGCGGACGCAACCTGCCTGGCGATTGATGCCGGCAAGTGCTTGCTGATTGACGGCGAGCAGGTGATCGAGGCGGCCAACGCGGCGGGGATTTGCGTGCTGGCGGATTAGGCCGTTTTCGGCACTCTAGACGCTATCGCAATCCGTGGTACCGTCTCTACGGAGAGTTTTCATATGGCAGCGGAAATCGTACGTATTGCCGAGCAGCTTCGTCGTGCCGTAGAAGGCAACGCGTGGCACGGGCCTGCGGTGCTGGAGATCCTCCAGGACGTGGACGCGCCCACGGCGGCGGCACATCCCATTGCCGACGCGCACAGCATCTGGGAAATCCTGAACCACATCACCGTCTGGACCCGCGCCCCGATACTCCGCCTCGGCGGACAAGCCGTCGAACTCGACGGCGCCGACGACTGGCCGCCGGTCAGCGACACCAGCGAGGCATCCTGGCAAGAGGCGGTCGCGCGCTTCCGTGCGGCACAGCAGGAGCTGCTCGCCAAGCTCAAATCGATGAGCAATGACGAACTCGGAATGACTGTGCCGGGAAAAAATTACAGTAACTCGTTCATGCTGTACGGCGTCGTGCAACATCATCTGTATCACGCTGGGCAGATGGCGGTGCTGAAGAAGGCAACGAAGAAATGAAGAAGTAAGAAGTTAAGAATTAATGACAACTGCGCACGGCGGCTCTGAATCCTGACTCCTGAATTCTTACTTCTTACTTCTTGATTCTTCATTCCCGTGACTGGCCAATCGCAAGATCTCCGACTCGCGGTAGCGGTCGTCGGCGCCGGGGCGTTCGGGCGCAACCACGCGCGCGTCTATCACGAGTTGCAGAAGCGCGGTGAGGCCGTCGAGTTGGTGGCGATCGTGGACAGCGACGCCGCCCGCGCCGAGGCCCTCGCCCGACAGTTCGGCGCGCGCGCTTACCGCTCGCTCCAGGAATTGCTCGACACCGTGCGCGTGGACGCCGCCTCCGTCGCGGTACCCACGGTGCAACACTGCGCGGTCGCCAAGGCGCTCCTGCAGGCCGGCGCGCATGTGCTCATCGAAAAGCCACTTGCCGCGACCCTGGAGGAAGCCGATGACCTGATCCGCGCCGCGCGCGAGGCCGGCCGTATTGCTCAGGTCGGCCATCTGGAGCGCTTCAATCCGGCGGTGCGCGCCACCATCCCCATCGTCACCCGGCCGATGTTCTTCGAAGTCCACCGCCTCAGCCCGTTCGGCCCGCGCGCGCTCGACGTGGACGTGGTGCTCGACCTGATGATCCACGATTTGGACATCGTGCTCTCCTTCGTCAATTCGCCGGTGACCGAGGTGCGTGCCGTCGGCCTTCCGATCCTGTCCGAGAAGGTGGACATCGCCAACGTGCGCATGGAATTCGAAAGCGGGTGCGTGGCCAACTTCACCGCCAGCCGCGTCAGCACCGAGCGCGTGCGCAAGCTGCGCTTTTTCCAGCCGCGGCAATATGTGTCGGTGGATTATTCGCGCCAGGATGTGCTGGTGATCAGCGTCGACCCGCAGATTCAGGAAGCTGCCGCCTCGCGCGCCAAAGGCAAAGCCGGCATGTTCAACCTGGAAGAGATCCAGCGAGCCGTCGCCACCCACGCAAAAAAAGCGCTGGGAATTCCGCCGCAATTCAAGATCGAGAAGCCCAAGGTCACGCAGCAAGAGCCGCTGCAGGCGGAGCTGTCATCTTTCCTCGATGCGGTTCGCCGCCGCACACCTCCGGTAGTGTCACTGGAGGACGGAAGGCGGGCGCTCAAGGCGGCGCTGGATATCCTGGAGGCGATCCGCTCGCACGCCGAGCGAGCCAAACTGGGCCCGATCGCGTGATTGGTAATTTCGTAAGGTAGTGATTT from Terriglobia bacterium encodes the following:
- the lpxI gene encoding UDP-2,3-diacylglucosamine diphosphatase LpxI (LpxI, functionally equivalent to LpxH, replaces it in LPS biosynthesis in a minority of bacteria.), with translation MAAEKIGLIAGNGSFPLLVLDAARARGLDVVVAAIREETLPDIELHGAVSVHWLSLGELSKLIEILKRAGVRRAVMAGQVKHKQIFSSIRPDWRLAKLLLSLTTRNTDSLIGAIAKVLEEEGIMLMNSTELLEPLLARAGVLTRRGPTEQELSDAAYGRSVGRHLARYDIGQTVVIAGAACVAVEAMEGTDATIERAAQIMRAMTGDASTLSRNLTVVKVAKPQQDMRFDVPVVGVRTIETMRAADATCLAIDAGKCLLIDGEQVIEAANAAGICVLAD
- a CDS encoding Gfo/Idh/MocA family oxidoreductase, which gives rise to MTGQSQDLRLAVAVVGAGAFGRNHARVYHELQKRGEAVELVAIVDSDAARAEALARQFGARAYRSLQELLDTVRVDAASVAVPTVQHCAVAKALLQAGAHVLIEKPLAATLEEADDLIRAAREAGRIAQVGHLERFNPAVRATIPIVTRPMFFEVHRLSPFGPRALDVDVVLDLMIHDLDIVLSFVNSPVTEVRAVGLPILSEKVDIANVRMEFESGCVANFTASRVSTERVRKLRFFQPRQYVSVDYSRQDVLVISVDPQIQEAAASRAKGKAGMFNLEEIQRAVATHAKKALGIPPQFKIEKPKVTQQEPLQAELSSFLDAVRRRTPPVVSLEDGRRALKAALDILEAIRSHAERAKLGPIA
- a CDS encoding DinB family protein, which produces MAAEIVRIAEQLRRAVEGNAWHGPAVLEILQDVDAPTAAAHPIADAHSIWEILNHITVWTRAPILRLGGQAVELDGADDWPPVSDTSEASWQEAVARFRAAQQELLAKLKSMSNDELGMTVPGKNYSNSFMLYGVVQHHLYHAGQMAVLKKATKK